From a single candidate division WOR-3 bacterium genomic region:
- the alaS gene encoding alanine--tRNA ligase produces the protein MKSSELRKSFLKFFKDRDHAIVTSMSLIPRDDPSLLFTSAGMVQFKPLWTGAVELPYRRAASIQKCLRTSDLQNVGRTRRHLTFFEMMGNFSFGDYFKEEAIVWAWEYLTEVLAIDKSRLSVSVYKDDDEAYDMWYKKIGLKKELIFRLGDEHNFWGPAGNSGPCGPCSEIFYDMGEKFSCGEKTCAPGCDCDRYPEIWNLVFPQFDQTVSGERLLLKNRGVDTGMGFERLVSVLQKKESNFHTDLFAPIIDEISKYTKIRYGTDPETDIAINVLADHTRALVFAIGDGIIPSNEERGYVLRRLLRRAVRLSRNLGVEEAFLYKLVPRTIMEYQVVYPELTERREEITLVIKSEEERFLSTLEKGLIQLEEIFKIKKAVTGKDAFRLYDTYGFPVELTTEIARERNIAVDEKGFMKMLQGAREMSKAKAKFIPKGEWKVLKEGVGSFVGYDKNDVETSILRYNEYDHTIELVLEESPFYGEAGGQVGEHGMIKGKDFTLDVLDTYWYQGMIVCHCNISSGKFIPGSVHAAVDMDKRKESARAHTATHLLHAALRKTLGEHARQEGSFVEPGRFRFDFTHFKPLSEDEITAIENIVNEKVMSALPVEKFSTTLDEAKKMGAMAIFGEKYGDRVRVVKIGDFSTELCGGIHLDNTGEIGLFKIIAQESAAAGIRRIEAIVGMQLFYEVREKYAQIHELAQIFGSEKDLIDRVNDFQQRLRELEKINQENLARLAKMEAEDLLQNMKKSGTRVFSIRLDKYPAEIMRAAADQIRGQSPDSVGIIYQEVGGKINYLICAGEEMIKTHPANKLIKDISKILGGGGGGKPHLAEGGGGDPEKIKETIAFLEKSINK, from the coding sequence ATGAAAAGTAGCGAATTACGCAAGAGTTTCCTAAAATTCTTCAAAGATAGAGATCATGCCATTGTGACATCGATGTCCCTGATCCCAAGGGATGATCCAAGTCTGCTATTTACCAGTGCGGGTATGGTGCAATTTAAGCCTCTGTGGACCGGCGCTGTTGAACTGCCTTACCGCCGGGCCGCAAGCATTCAGAAATGCCTCAGAACCAGTGACCTCCAAAACGTCGGCAGAACGCGACGACATCTTACGTTTTTCGAAATGATGGGAAATTTTTCGTTCGGTGATTACTTCAAAGAGGAAGCCATAGTCTGGGCATGGGAATATCTTACTGAAGTACTCGCGATCGACAAATCCAGACTTTCCGTCTCGGTCTACAAAGATGATGACGAAGCCTATGATATGTGGTATAAGAAGATCGGGTTGAAAAAAGAACTGATCTTCCGTCTCGGTGATGAACATAACTTCTGGGGACCGGCCGGCAATTCGGGGCCGTGCGGACCGTGCTCGGAGATATTCTATGACATGGGGGAGAAGTTCTCGTGCGGCGAAAAGACCTGCGCACCAGGGTGCGACTGTGACCGCTATCCCGAGATCTGGAACCTGGTTTTTCCTCAATTCGACCAGACCGTCTCAGGAGAAAGATTGCTGCTCAAAAATCGCGGTGTTGATACGGGAATGGGTTTCGAGAGATTGGTATCGGTCCTACAGAAAAAAGAATCGAATTTCCATACCGACCTCTTTGCGCCAATCATCGATGAAATCTCCAAATATACGAAAATAAGATATGGCACAGACCCTGAAACCGATATTGCTATCAATGTCCTTGCTGACCACACACGCGCCCTCGTGTTTGCAATTGGAGATGGAATAATTCCTTCAAATGAAGAAAGGGGTTACGTGTTACGTAGGTTGCTGCGGCGGGCAGTGCGGCTCTCCAGAAACTTGGGCGTGGAGGAGGCTTTTCTGTACAAGCTTGTGCCGAGGACGATCATGGAATATCAAGTGGTATATCCGGAACTGACCGAACGCCGGGAAGAAATCACCCTGGTGATCAAATCCGAGGAGGAACGATTTCTATCCACACTGGAAAAAGGACTTATACAACTCGAAGAGATCTTCAAGATTAAGAAAGCAGTAACCGGCAAGGACGCTTTCCGTTTGTACGACACCTATGGTTTCCCCGTGGAGTTGACGACGGAGATCGCGCGGGAAAGAAATATTGCTGTCGATGAGAAGGGCTTCATGAAAATGCTCCAGGGGGCCAGGGAAATGTCAAAGGCAAAAGCGAAATTCATACCCAAGGGTGAATGGAAGGTATTAAAAGAGGGTGTTGGCTCATTCGTTGGCTATGATAAAAATGACGTAGAGACAAGTATATTAAGATACAACGAATATGATCACACAATAGAACTCGTCCTGGAAGAGTCGCCTTTTTATGGAGAAGCAGGTGGTCAGGTTGGCGAGCATGGTATGATCAAAGGCAAGGATTTCACGCTTGATGTTCTTGATACATACTGGTATCAAGGCATGATAGTATGCCACTGCAATATCAGCTCTGGTAAGTTCATCCCTGGATCCGTGCACGCTGCAGTTGACATGGACAAACGCAAGGAGAGTGCCAGGGCTCATACCGCAACGCACCTTCTGCATGCAGCGCTGCGCAAGACGCTGGGCGAACATGCTCGCCAGGAAGGTTCGTTTGTCGAACCGGGCAGGTTCCGCTTCGACTTTACACACTTCAAGCCTTTGAGCGAGGATGAAATTACGGCTATTGAAAACATCGTCAACGAAAAAGTGATGTCCGCGCTCCCGGTGGAAAAATTCTCCACGACACTGGATGAGGCGAAGAAGATGGGCGCCATGGCCATTTTCGGCGAGAAATATGGGGACAGGGTCAGGGTAGTAAAAATCGGTGATTTCTCCACAGAACTTTGCGGCGGTATACATCTTGATAACACGGGCGAAATTGGTCTATTCAAGATCATCGCCCAGGAGTCTGCTGCTGCCGGAATAAGGCGGATAGAAGCAATCGTTGGTATGCAGCTGTTCTATGAGGTCAGGGAGAAATATGCCCAGATCCACGAACTGGCACAGATCTTTGGTTCGGAGAAGGACCTGATTGACAGGGTAAATGATTTTCAGCAAAGATTGCGCGAACTTGAAAAAATAAATCAGGAAAATCTCGCGCGCCTTGCGAAGATGGAGGCAGAAGACCTTCTCCAGAATATGAAAAAATCAGGAACCCGGGTCTTTAGCATTAGACTCGACAAATATCCTGCAGAGATCATGCGCGCGGCTGCGGATCAGATCCGCGGGCAATCACCAGATTCCGTGGGCATAATCTACCAGGAAGTGGGAGGCAAGATCAACTACCTGATATGCGCCGGGGAGGAGATGATCAAAACGCACCCGGCGAACAAGTTGATCAAAGATATTTCAAAAATCCTTGGTGGTGGTGGTGGTGGAAAACCACATCTTGCCGAAGGCGGCGGCGGTGATCCAGAGAAGATAAAAGAAACCATCGCGTTTCTCGAAAAAAGCATAAACAAATAG
- a CDS encoding RecX family transcriptional regulator produces MKISKIETQKKNKKRSTIYLDGKFAFGLSNELLIKFDLHEGDELDNDLVQDVLMAKEKQQIRNRAYRLLHYRNRAIKELKDRLLRIGFDPALVEEVIDEMVGENTLDDENFAETFIADYTKIRTKGNIFIRHELTRKGVAGEVVEKLLRKRDEKRIAADYMIKKLSHLDISNPKDRQKVLRRLLMRGFTPAVVYEVIDDHEK; encoded by the coding sequence GTGAAGATAAGCAAGATCGAAACGCAAAAGAAAAATAAGAAACGCTCAACGATCTACCTAGATGGTAAATTCGCCTTTGGCCTCTCTAATGAACTCCTTATCAAGTTTGACCTGCACGAAGGGGATGAACTCGATAACGACCTCGTTCAGGATGTGCTCATGGCTAAAGAAAAGCAGCAAATCCGGAACCGTGCTTATCGGCTCCTGCATTACCGAAACCGGGCAATCAAAGAATTGAAGGATAGGCTTTTGAGAATCGGGTTCGATCCGGCTCTTGTCGAAGAAGTCATCGATGAAATGGTCGGGGAGAATACCCTCGATGACGAGAATTTCGCCGAAACCTTCATCGCCGATTATACAAAGATACGAACCAAGGGTAATATTTTTATCCGGCATGAATTGACCAGGAAGGGGGTCGCGGGCGAGGTTGTTGAAAAACTCTTACGAAAACGCGATGAGAAACGTATCGCAGCGGATTACATGATCAAAAAACTTTCACACCTGGATATCTCCAATCCTAAAGACCGCCAAAAAGTACTGCGCCGGCTGCTGATGCGTGGTTTCACTCCGGCGGTCGTTTACGAAGTAATAGACGACCATGAAAAGTAG
- the recA gene encoding recombinase RecA: protein MAKEDKEKVLSLAINQIEKQFGKGSVMRLGDKTMRADVEIIPTGSLGLDFALGIGGLPRGRVVEIYGPEASGKTTLALEAIAQAQKLGGYAIFIDAEHALDPTYAEALGINLNELLISQPDTGEQALEIAEILTRSGGVDIVVIDSVAALVPKAEIAGEMGEMQLGLIARLMSQALRKLTAVISKSKTCAVFINQIRHKIGVMFGSPETTPGGLALKFHSSVRIDIRRIASIKKGDTVIGNRTKVKVVKNKLAPPFRLAEFDIIYGEGISKFGELVDIGVEHNILQKAGTWYSFGEDKIGQGRDAAIEFLKTNQDIAQKVDQKLREMMFGKPKRSEDKQDRNAKEK, encoded by the coding sequence ATGGCTAAAGAAGATAAAGAGAAAGTATTATCCTTAGCAATCAACCAGATCGAAAAACAGTTCGGTAAAGGATCAGTTATGAGACTCGGCGACAAAACAATGAGGGCAGATGTTGAAATCATTCCAACCGGCTCGCTGGGATTGGATTTTGCGTTGGGCATTGGTGGTCTGCCTAGGGGCAGGGTAGTGGAAATATACGGACCCGAGGCAAGCGGCAAAACAACCCTCGCCCTCGAAGCGATTGCACAAGCACAAAAACTCGGGGGTTATGCAATATTCATCGACGCTGAACACGCCCTTGACCCAACGTATGCCGAAGCACTGGGCATAAACCTCAACGAACTGTTGATTTCTCAACCTGATACAGGTGAACAGGCGCTGGAAATCGCCGAGATTCTGACGCGCTCTGGCGGGGTGGACATCGTAGTCATTGATTCGGTCGCCGCCCTGGTGCCAAAAGCAGAGATCGCCGGAGAAATGGGTGAGATGCAACTCGGTCTCATCGCGCGCCTCATGTCACAAGCTCTCAGGAAACTCACTGCCGTCATCAGCAAATCCAAAACCTGCGCGGTTTTCATAAATCAAATAAGGCATAAGATCGGCGTAATGTTCGGCTCACCGGAAACAACGCCGGGCGGGCTTGCTCTCAAATTCCATTCGTCGGTGCGTATTGACATAAGACGAATTGCTTCGATCAAGAAAGGTGATACGGTCATCGGGAATAGAACAAAAGTGAAAGTGGTCAAAAACAAACTGGCTCCGCCGTTCAGGCTGGCTGAATTCGATATCATTTACGGTGAGGGAATTTCAAAATTCGGCGAACTGGTCGATATCGGGGTCGAGCATAACATACTTCAAAAAGCAGGTACGTGGTATTCATTTGGCGAAGACAAGATCGGGCAGGGCAGGGATGCGGCGATCGAATTTCTGAAGACCAATCAGGACATCGCGCAGAAGGTCGACCAGAAGCTTCGCGAAATGATGTTCGGCAAACCGAAACGCAGTGAAGATAAGCAAGATCGAAACGCAAAAGAAAAATAA
- a CDS encoding NAD(P)/FAD-dependent oxidoreductase, whose translation MTDNRYQTADKNTDVCVVGGGPAGLQAAIVAKELGGNVVIVDDNPILGGQLIKQTHKFFGSKLHYCGVRGIDIATILSNRVEELGIEVINDATVVGYYDNDTLGILRHDNLFSLRAERYIFATGASENMLAFDNADLPGVYGAGAVQTMMNVYGVIPGKRAVVVGSGNIGLIVPYQLIQAGVEVAAIVEIMDKFGGYYVHAAKIKRSGVPIYLKHTVIEAKGKDRVEAAVISQVGDDYTCLLGTEKIIECDMILIAIGLSPLCDLLYHAGCRVEYVSELGGNVPYHDASMMTSKANIFVCGDLACIEEASTAMLEGRIAGARVFESLKGKDKRAEVIATEAARELEIIRRSPFEERIVYGKKTLSTL comes from the coding sequence ATGACAGATAACAGATATCAGACTGCAGATAAAAACACCGATGTTTGTGTGGTCGGCGGCGGTCCAGCCGGCCTGCAAGCAGCGATCGTCGCCAAGGAACTCGGCGGCAATGTAGTAATTGTCGATGACAATCCGATCTTGGGCGGGCAGCTGATCAAGCAAACTCACAAGTTCTTTGGCTCCAAATTGCACTATTGTGGGGTGCGCGGCATTGATATCGCTACGATCTTAAGCAACCGGGTAGAGGAATTGGGCATCGAAGTAATCAATGACGCTACTGTTGTCGGGTATTATGACAATGATACCCTCGGCATACTGAGACACGATAATTTGTTCTCGCTGAGAGCCGAACGCTATATTTTTGCGACCGGAGCAAGCGAGAACATGCTCGCTTTTGACAATGCCGATCTACCGGGCGTATACGGTGCCGGCGCCGTGCAAACGATGATGAATGTTTACGGCGTGATCCCGGGCAAGCGCGCCGTTGTTGTCGGCTCAGGCAACATAGGGTTGATCGTCCCGTACCAGTTAATCCAAGCAGGAGTTGAGGTCGCGGCCATTGTCGAGATAATGGATAAATTCGGTGGATATTATGTTCACGCCGCCAAAATAAAGAGGTCCGGCGTTCCTATCTATCTCAAACACACGGTCATCGAGGCAAAAGGCAAGGATCGTGTCGAGGCGGCTGTCATCTCCCAGGTCGGCGATGACTACACATGCCTTCTTGGAACCGAAAAAATAATTGAGTGCGACATGATACTCATCGCAATAGGTTTGTCACCGCTCTGCGACTTGTTGTATCATGCAGGCTGCCGGGTCGAATACGTGTCAGAACTCGGCGGCAATGTTCCTTATCACGATGCGAGCATGATGACTTCGAAGGCAAATATCTTTGTCTGCGGTGACCTTGCATGCATCGAAGAAGCCTCAACCGCCATGCTCGAAGGCAGAATCGCCGGCGCACGCGTATTTGAAAGTCTCAAGGGCAAAGACAAGCGTGCCGAAGTAATCGCCACCGAAGCGGCTAGAGAACTTGAAATAATCCGCAGGTCGCCCTTCGAAGAAAGAATTGTATACGGCAAGAAAACACTATCCACCCTCTAA
- a CDS encoding (2Fe-2S)-binding protein, which yields MDNYITRHPILQFEHGKKVKFRFEDEELEGYENEPIAAALHAAGVRVLSYSEKHKRPRGFFCAVGKCSSCLMEVDGRQNVMVCMEPLRAGMKVRRLKGSTVADDR from the coding sequence ATGGATAATTACATAACCCGGCATCCGATTCTACAGTTTGAGCACGGGAAAAAGGTCAAATTCAGGTTCGAGGATGAAGAACTCGAGGGCTACGAGAACGAACCGATCGCCGCTGCACTTCATGCTGCGGGAGTGAGAGTTCTCTCCTATTCAGAGAAACACAAACGACCGCGCGGGTTCTTTTGCGCCGTCGGCAAATGCTCATCATGTCTAATGGAAGTCGACGGACGCCAGAACGTCATGGTCTGCATGGAACCGCTCCGTGCCGGGATGAAAGTACGCCGTCTAAAAGGAAGCACGGTAGCAGATGACAGATAA
- the purQ gene encoding phosphoribosylformylglycinamidine synthase I: MKPKVMIIRAAGTNCDVETQYAFELAGAHAERVYIDDIKNKNLLDYQIIALPGGFTYGDDIAAGKILANEIKYRYRDQFMKFIEKENLIIGICNGFQVLVKCGILPGIEDYFEEQKVSLVANDSERFEDRWIYLKVEGERSVFTMNSKDIITLPVAHAEGKFVAKDDTVLEKVKGLTVFTYVNEHGEEAQYPQNPNGSTWGIAGIADSTGRILGLMPHPERHVSYIQHPNHRKQGANGDGDGLFIFKNAVKYFKS, from the coding sequence ATGAAACCTAAGGTCATGATAATACGCGCAGCCGGAACCAACTGTGACGTGGAAACACAATATGCATTTGAGCTGGCCGGCGCTCATGCCGAGAGGGTCTACATAGATGACATAAAAAATAAGAACCTTCTTGATTACCAGATCATCGCGCTGCCGGGGGGTTTTACTTACGGCGACGATATAGCAGCCGGAAAAATTCTTGCCAACGAGATAAAATATAGGTATCGCGATCAGTTCATGAAATTCATAGAAAAGGAGAATTTGATCATAGGTATCTGCAATGGATTCCAGGTTCTGGTGAAATGCGGCATATTGCCCGGTATCGAGGATTATTTCGAAGAGCAAAAAGTAAGTCTGGTTGCCAATGATTCAGAGCGGTTCGAAGATCGCTGGATATATCTCAAAGTAGAGGGCGAACGGTCGGTGTTCACCATGAATTCAAAGGATATCATCACGCTGCCTGTCGCTCATGCCGAAGGAAAATTCGTTGCCAAGGACGACACCGTGCTCGAAAAAGTCAAGGGGTTGACAGTCTTTACCTACGTGAATGAGCATGGCGAAGAAGCTCAATACCCGCAAAATCCGAACGGTTCCACTTGGGGCATCGCCGGCATTGCCGATAGTACCGGGCGGATTCTCGGTCTCATGCCGCATCCGGAACGACACGTATCCTACATACAGCACCCGAATCACCGGAAGCAGGGAGCAAACGGTGATGGCGACGGTCTTTTCATATTCAAAAATGCAGTCAAATACTTCAAATCCTAA
- a CDS encoding MBL fold metallo-hydrolase: MLLKLYGTRGSVPVCNKETRKHGGNTTCIFVEARSGDIIIVDAGTGIRELGTELVARGKHKLNLIFSHYHWDHLQGFPFFTPIFLKSTEITIFGPPDEVTAEKALSYQMTMPFFPTDLSNLPSKVTFKNLKKTLTIGSVEIDTIVNNHPNHTRGFKFTEGNKSFAFMTDNEVHAQDGKTSYDEFVSFISGVDLLIHDAQYTDEIYKKRLGWGHSTYNQVAALAHDAGVKELMITHHDHSSTDKFIEKNIKAIRKKYSRRKIEAAADGKTRRF; encoded by the coding sequence ATGTTACTCAAGCTATATGGTACCCGTGGTTCGGTTCCGGTCTGTAACAAAGAAACCAGAAAACACGGCGGGAACACAACCTGCATCTTTGTCGAAGCCCGGTCTGGCGATATTATCATCGTTGATGCAGGAACCGGTATTCGTGAATTGGGTACGGAATTAGTTGCCCGTGGCAAACATAAACTGAACCTCATTTTCAGCCATTATCACTGGGATCACCTACAGGGCTTCCCATTTTTTACTCCAATCTTCCTGAAGAGCACAGAAATAACCATCTTTGGTCCACCCGACGAAGTTACGGCTGAAAAGGCTCTGTCCTATCAAATGACAATGCCGTTTTTCCCGACTGACCTGTCGAACTTGCCTTCAAAGGTTACTTTCAAAAACCTCAAGAAAACACTCACCATTGGCAGCGTCGAGATCGATACCATCGTCAATAATCATCCAAATCATACACGCGGGTTCAAATTCACCGAGGGTAACAAAAGTTTTGCTTTCATGACAGACAACGAAGTCCATGCGCAGGACGGAAAAACAAGTTATGATGAATTTGTCAGCTTCATAAGCGGCGTCGATCTTTTGATCCACGACGCTCAATACACTGATGAAATCTATAAGAAAAGGTTGGGATGGGGGCATTCGACATATAATCAGGTTGCAGCTCTCGCGCATGATGCCGGGGTGAAAGAACTGATGATCACTCACCATGACCATTCGAGCACTGATAAGTTCATCGAGAAAAACATCAAGGCAATAAGGAAAAAATACTCCAGACGCAAAATTGAAGCCGCTGCTGATGGAAAAACACGGCGGTTTTAG
- a CDS encoding polymer-forming cytoskeletal protein, whose translation MNKEDKIDSVIGKSTSIHGDIKVNGSIKVDGKIEGNISSKESALIGRESSVKGNINCRSAVIGGKIQGNINAQEVIEFQSGAEMYGDVVCKGLIVEKGVFFEGNCRMSQETKEKQ comes from the coding sequence ATGAACAAAGAGGATAAGATAGACAGCGTTATCGGGAAGAGTACATCGATTCATGGTGATATAAAGGTAAATGGATCAATCAAGGTCGATGGCAAAATCGAGGGGAACATTAGCAGTAAAGAAAGTGCATTGATTGGTAGGGAATCTTCTGTAAAAGGCAATATAAACTGTCGTTCTGCCGTAATAGGCGGGAAAATTCAGGGTAATATTAATGCCCAGGAAGTCATAGAATTTCAGAGTGGCGCAGAGATGTACGGTGATGTAGTCTGCAAGGGGCTGATCGTTGAAAAAGGTGTCTTCTTCGAGGGAAATTGCCGTATGTCACAGGAAACAAAGGAAAAGCAATAA
- a CDS encoding glycosyltransferase family 2 protein: protein MKLSVIIPVYNERNHIVDIIAAVRAVPVEKEIIVVDDCSTDGTRHFLEGKPGITLLLHDRNMGKGAAIRSGLKATTGDIVIIQDADMEYSPLDYTRLLKPLRDGKTKVVYGSRFLGKGEFLTASYYANRTLTLLTNLLFGSRLTDMETCYKLVQTGLLRNLGLSSSRFEIEPEITCKILKRKEKIWEVPITYKGRTRGKKIGPKDGIQAIWNLLKWKFVKQ, encoded by the coding sequence GTGAAGCTCTCAGTTATCATTCCGGTATACAATGAACGTAACCACATAGTGGATATTATTGCAGCAGTGAGGGCCGTGCCCGTGGAAAAGGAAATCATTGTCGTCGATGACTGTTCAACGGATGGGACCAGGCATTTTCTAGAAGGAAAACCCGGGATTACATTGCTGTTACACGATAGGAACATGGGTAAAGGCGCGGCAATACGTTCAGGCCTGAAAGCGACAACCGGTGACATCGTGATAATACAGGATGCTGATATGGAGTATTCTCCACTGGATTATACCCGGCTTTTGAAACCCCTGAGGGATGGGAAGACGAAAGTGGTCTATGGTTCGCGTTTTCTGGGTAAAGGTGAGTTCTTGACGGCCAGCTATTATGCAAACCGAACGCTTACCCTGCTCACCAATCTGCTTTTCGGTTCACGCCTGACCGACATGGAAACATGCTATAAACTCGTCCAGACGGGACTTTTGCGGAACCTCGGCCTCAGTTCTTCGAGATTCGAGATCGAACCCGAGATTACGTGTAAGATCCTGAAGAGAAAGGAGAAAATATGGGAAGTGCCAATCACATACAAGGGACGCACACGGGGCAAGAAGATCGGTCCGAAAGATGGGATTCAGGCCATATGGAATCTACTAAAATGGAAGTTCGTGAAGCAGTGA
- a CDS encoding glycosyltransferase family 4 protein, translating into MKVLFVATAYPRFRGDVITPWLVELIMKLKEKGVDVSVFTSSYRGLRTHMLDGVKVHRFRYCFRRFERLTHEETVVDRIKRGPVNVILTFLYLFFGAWSIVRLTKSEKFDIVHVHWPFPHILFGILGKQHCRARLFSSFYGVEIRLLKKKMRFLLPPFSMFINKSDKVTAISTHTACELEGVVQMPVHIIPFSAAMGRHHGRSSDKKEIIFVGRLVTRKGVKYLIEAFHQVHKSVSHDLVIIGSGPERGQLEDFVANLGLRDRVRFTGTISDDTLNQYYSSCSFLVLPAVYDEKGDTEGLGVVLLEAMSCGKPVIASSVGGITDIVVDQKNGFLVPPADPTALAAAIMRMAKDQKLRSTLGRAARKTVDEKFNWDRIVGDLIRLYHDKNG; encoded by the coding sequence ATGAAAGTCCTTTTCGTTGCTACCGCATATCCACGGTTCAGGGGTGACGTCATCACTCCATGGCTCGTTGAATTGATCATGAAACTCAAAGAAAAGGGTGTCGACGTTTCGGTTTTTACTTCATCGTACCGCGGTCTGCGCACACATATGCTGGACGGGGTCAAAGTGCATCGTTTCCGTTACTGTTTCAGAAGATTCGAGCGGCTGACCCATGAAGAGACTGTTGTCGATAGGATCAAACGAGGTCCTGTTAACGTGATACTGACTTTTCTCTACCTCTTTTTCGGCGCCTGGTCGATCGTCCGGTTGACAAAAAGTGAGAAGTTCGATATCGTTCACGTCCACTGGCCCTTTCCTCATATTCTATTTGGCATTTTAGGTAAGCAGCACTGCCGGGCACGTTTGTTCAGTTCTTTCTACGGCGTCGAAATCAGATTACTCAAAAAGAAAATGCGATTTCTACTACCTCCATTCTCAATGTTCATTAATAAGTCGGACAAGGTCACTGCAATATCTACGCATACCGCTTGCGAGCTGGAGGGAGTTGTTCAGATGCCGGTTCACATAATTCCTTTCAGTGCAGCAATGGGGAGGCACCACGGTCGATCATCCGACAAGAAGGAGATCATTTTTGTGGGAAGACTGGTGACGAGAAAAGGTGTGAAGTACTTGATAGAAGCGTTCCATCAGGTTCACAAATCCGTGTCACATGATCTTGTCATCATCGGCAGCGGTCCGGAACGTGGTCAGCTCGAGGATTTCGTAGCTAATCTGGGTCTAAGGGATCGCGTAAGATTCACGGGCACAATTTCTGATGACACGCTCAATCAGTATTATTCATCGTGCAGTTTTCTGGTCCTCCCGGCAGTATATGACGAGAAAGGAGATACTGAGGGGTTGGGCGTTGTTTTGCTTGAAGCGATGTCGTGCGGCAAGCCGGTCATCGCATCCAGTGTCGGAGGCATTACCGACATAGTGGTAGATCAAAAAAATGGATTTCTCGTGCCTCCCGCAGACCCCACGGCACTTGCGGCTGCTATCATGAGGATGGCCAAAGACCAGAAGTTGCGCAGTACGCTCGGCCGCGCGGCACGCAAGACCGTTGACGAAAAATTCAATTGGGATAGAATTGTTGGTGACTTAATAAGGTTATATCATGACAAAAATGGATGA
- the scpB gene encoding SMC-Scp complex subunit ScpB produces MDDNIEMNENNILDDVRPGENTAKEIVEALMIATTEPLPLGSIAEIVNLPEATVRAYIEELNNEYGATGRAFEIKEIAGGFQIYTLPKFAEWVGALHKRKERLSKAALETLAIVAYHQPIIRADIEKIRGVDSTSVLDTLIQKNLIRTCGRLPSPGRPIKYGTTKEFLRYFGIKDINELPNEEDFGDRVMGGYPDMPKTEPDKIEEGDDLRLPEPQDFEGDKEPPDGKADDRAEDSGEDIEDEFVDFGDDDGRQDEPESQDKSVSSTEDNGETDMGEDEGGRDENLQP; encoded by the coding sequence ATGGATGACAATATTGAAATGAACGAGAACAACATATTGGATGATGTCAGGCCGGGTGAGAATACCGCCAAGGAGATAGTCGAAGCCCTGATGATTGCTACGACAGAGCCTCTGCCTCTGGGGAGTATTGCCGAGATAGTCAATCTTCCGGAAGCAACAGTGAGGGCATATATCGAGGAATTGAACAATGAGTATGGAGCAACTGGGCGGGCATTTGAGATAAAAGAGATCGCCGGTGGGTTTCAGATCTACACCTTGCCCAAGTTTGCCGAGTGGGTGGGTGCTCTCCACAAGCGGAAGGAAAGATTATCAAAGGCTGCGCTTGAGACGTTGGCAATCGTTGCGTATCACCAACCGATAATCAGGGCAGATATAGAAAAAATAAGGGGCGTTGATTCTACTTCTGTCCTGGATACACTTATCCAGAAGAACCTGATAAGGACGTGCGGAAGATTGCCTTCACCGGGTCGTCCGATCAAGTATGGTACAACAAAGGAATTCCTGCGCTACTTCGGGATCAAAGACATAAACGAGCTTCCCAACGAAGAAGATTTCGGCGATCGGGTCATGGGTGGTTATCCTGATATGCCAAAAACTGAGCCTGACAAGATTGAGGAGGGAGATGACCTGCGGTTGCCTGAGCCGCAGGATTTTGAAGGCGACAAAGAACCGCCAGACGGGAAAGCGGATGATCGAGCAGAAGACTCGGGAGAAGATATCGAAGACGAATTCGTAGATTTTGGTGATGATGACGGCAGGCAGGATGAGCCGGAGTCGCAGGACAAAAGCGTAAGCTCTACAGAAGACAATGGAGAGACGGATATGGGTGAGGACGAAGGAGGTCGAGATGAAAATCTTCAGCCATAG